A single window of Streptococcus cristatus ATCC 51100 DNA harbors:
- a CDS encoding FRG domain-containing protein, with protein MPNEIRITNFRDFVEKVQMLEADTYRHRYVFRGEGKYPGFEKWKLTPKIFRQMKDSCGDKQIYRESDLIDAVISRYPNIFKECKSNLEILLLMQHYGLPTRLLDISFNPYIALFFALSGDSSIKEHYVYVIDTEKINEENNKSESKLGARQNKGWDAQKSVFDNTVAVIAALSRLSTAEQDEIKNLKNNYEAMKKELQKFVEGNSSIKPSTYTNLMNFINSKRNNIDPIPYINNYKNMQAAFNAKTLNKEAWDLILIDVLNSVIENYDVMKNLANKTKYYNPGFDQKIKFEDLDNDYIIRPHFSNDRIKNQNGGFLLLNALDKSNNNNVPEKYIDTVWIIDLEKGDDDKAFEVSRQEFLEQLRYMGIDQSFVYPELENFICTDYLEVVDSTLKNAKGE; from the coding sequence ATGCCAAATGAAATTAGAATTACAAACTTCAGAGATTTTGTCGAAAAAGTTCAAATGCTAGAAGCGGATACCTATCGTCATCGATATGTTTTTCGTGGAGAAGGAAAATATCCTGGCTTTGAAAAATGGAAGCTCACCCCCAAGATTTTTCGTCAGATGAAAGATAGTTGCGGAGATAAACAAATTTATCGGGAAAGTGATCTAATTGATGCTGTTATAAGTCGCTATCCAAATATTTTTAAAGAATGTAAAAGTAATCTAGAAATTTTACTCCTCATGCAACACTATGGTTTGCCAACAAGACTCTTAGATATTAGTTTTAATCCCTATATAGCTTTATTTTTTGCCTTGTCTGGGGACTCCAGCATAAAGGAACACTATGTCTATGTTATTGATACAGAAAAGATTAATGAAGAGAATAATAAATCTGAATCTAAGCTGGGAGCAAGACAGAATAAAGGCTGGGATGCTCAAAAAAGTGTTTTTGACAATACCGTTGCTGTTATAGCTGCATTATCAAGATTATCTACAGCAGAACAGGATGAAATTAAAAATTTAAAAAATAACTATGAAGCTATGAAGAAAGAGCTTCAAAAATTTGTAGAGGGTAATTCATCAATCAAACCAAGCACTTATACGAATTTGATGAACTTTATAAACAGCAAAAGAAATAATATAGATCCAATTCCTTATATTAATAATTATAAAAATATGCAAGCGGCCTTTAATGCTAAAACATTAAATAAAGAAGCGTGGGATTTAATCCTCATAGATGTCCTAAATTCTGTTATTGAGAATTATGATGTTATGAAAAATCTAGCTAATAAAACCAAGTATTATAATCCCGGATTTGATCAAAAGATAAAATTTGAAGATTTAGATAATGATTACATTATTCGTCCTCATTTTTCGAATGATCGCATTAAAAATCAAAATGGAGGATTTTTGCTATTAAATGCTCTAGATAAATCAAACAATAATAATGTACCAGAGAAATACATAGATACTGTTTGGATAATAGATTTGGAAAAAGGAGATGATGATAAAGCTTTTGAAGTATCTCGTCAGGAATTTTTAGAGCAGTTACGCTACATGGGGATTGATCAGAGTTTTGTTTATCCCGAATTAGAAAATTTTATTTGTACAGATTATCTTGAAGTAGTAGATAGTACTTTAAAGAATGCAAAAGGAGAATAG
- a CDS encoding TM1812 family CRISPR-associated protein has product MTEGILVAFLGAIRPTEDQIKDEDSIKDNKFGYTKTNYYDPISKKEVTSKFTYEYYLTKWTEINVSKVLLVGTATSSWEEIYRHFAIKNGSFSMKDYQDFRNEFSDTNKVSLKEDLLKKAIEPATDYFTKLRGNSVTFHPVIITLGSTNQELNQTFEDIKTKLVKEAANLFDNKQKNKIICDITNGFRSFPIFTYMLSNYVSNVLNWKAEFEVFYGMFEDKTYPGKTPIVNLNSVDNLMAWINAANEFRSYASVKTLLELLDKRANDPNYENLRESFNQFEYGTNRNDLYHLHQAITRLVEDTNLLQGIEDPAVKFIRDEIAKDLGVHFKESLSISKDEEKMKRLAYFQFELGKWYARQGRIGQAAVTTQEALVTLLIWLVNNDIKEDDLFKHKFRNYFKNTVIGEMESEIYEPIKKAEESVRTKICNTFSHCNFNISGDIDNLQEKITEQESYLIKLQEEIEKLLSHDESIKNIVVDIKERLARLFSNNEKSTKFFEALIFTSSND; this is encoded by the coding sequence ATGACAGAGGGAATTTTAGTTGCTTTTTTAGGTGCGATTAGACCCACAGAAGATCAAATTAAAGATGAAGACTCTATTAAAGACAATAAGTTCGGTTACACTAAAACGAATTATTATGACCCTATCTCAAAAAAAGAAGTGACATCAAAATTTACTTATGAATACTATCTCACAAAGTGGACTGAAATCAATGTCAGTAAGGTTTTGTTGGTTGGAACTGCTACATCTTCTTGGGAAGAGATATATAGACATTTTGCTATAAAAAATGGATCTTTTTCAATGAAGGATTATCAGGATTTTCGAAATGAGTTCTCCGACACCAATAAAGTCAGTCTAAAGGAAGATTTACTAAAAAAAGCTATTGAACCAGCAACTGACTATTTCACAAAGTTAAGAGGTAACTCAGTCACATTTCATCCTGTTATAATAACTCTTGGTTCAACTAACCAAGAGTTAAACCAAACATTTGAAGACATTAAAACAAAGTTAGTTAAGGAGGCAGCTAATCTTTTCGATAATAAGCAAAAAAACAAAATTATTTGTGATATTACAAATGGATTTCGTTCGTTTCCTATCTTTACCTATATGTTGTCAAACTATGTATCTAATGTCTTGAATTGGAAGGCAGAGTTTGAAGTGTTTTATGGTATGTTTGAGGATAAAACATACCCAGGCAAGACACCGATCGTCAATCTTAATAGCGTAGATAATCTAATGGCATGGATCAATGCAGCTAATGAATTTCGTTCCTATGCAAGTGTCAAAACTCTTCTGGAACTATTAGATAAAAGGGCTAATGATCCGAACTACGAAAACCTAAGAGAAAGCTTCAACCAGTTTGAGTATGGAACAAATCGTAATGATCTTTACCATTTGCACCAAGCAATTACACGCTTAGTGGAAGATACTAATCTTTTACAAGGAATTGAGGATCCAGCAGTAAAATTTATAAGGGATGAAATTGCGAAAGATTTAGGAGTGCATTTTAAGGAATCTTTATCTATTTCAAAAGATGAAGAAAAAATGAAACGCCTTGCCTACTTTCAATTTGAATTAGGGAAATGGTACGCTAGACAAGGACGTATTGGTCAAGCAGCTGTGACAACACAAGAAGCTTTAGTAACACTATTAATCTGGTTAGTAAATAATGATATCAAAGAAGATGATTTATTTAAACATAAGTTTAGAAATTATTTTAAAAATACTGTCATAGGAGAAATGGAATCCGAAATTTATGAACCGATAAAAAAAGCTGAAGAAAGTGTTAGAACAAAAATCTGCAATACCTTTTCTCATTGTAATTTCAACATATCTGGAGATATAGACAATTTACAGGAAAAAATAACAGAGCAAGAGAGTTATTTAATTAAGCTTCAAGAAGAGATTGAGAAGCTACTAAGCCACGATGAATCTATCAAAAATATTGTAGTTGATATTAAAGAGCGTCTAGCAAGACTGTTTTCAAATAATGAGAAATCTACAAAATTTTTTGAAGCACTAATTTTTACTTCTAGCAATGATTGA